Sequence from the Torulaspora delbrueckii CBS 1146 chromosome 5, complete genome genome:
TCATCGCTATCCACCAGAGTGGGGCCCCTTCGTTGCCccacatcttcttcgtactcttcttcatcgctATCTACAACAGCAGGTTTCTCAGCGTCTGAATCACTCTCGTAATCACTTCCACTGTCATCATCTCCGTTATCACTGTCGCTGCCACGTCCACTATTCACTTCCTCTACTGCGTCAAACCAGTCACTATAAACATCCACGGGCTGCGATAGACCATTGATTCTCGTTTGAAAACTCTGTCCACATATTTTGCACTGTAGAGACCCAATACTGTTCTTCTTATCCAGTGTACACGAAACAGATTGATCGTGATTACAAAATAGACAATTAAACTTTGTATCCAGCTTTAAAACCAGCTTCTTCGCAGGAGTTCTTGTAGACTTCTTTCTCTTACCCATTGCAAACCTCACAGACCTCTATTCACAGCCAGATGTCTTCAAGTGAGCCTTCTTATCATCTTTAATAGTATTTTGAAGCGTATTCGGTGCCAATCTTTTCTTACGGGGTGaacaaatttttcaaaagttcctgaagttgaaaaattttgaaaactcatctcatctcatctcatcgcttctcatcttgttgaaaaaGGCTAATTATCATGGCTAAGAAGTCCCGTTCAAGCTCTAAGAAGTCTACTCCAGTTGGAACTCCATCGGGGACTCCCAAGGGAACTCCAACGAAGAAAAATAAGGTCAAATCGAAGCCTGTAGCTAAGAAACCAGCTCCATCTCTGACAGCTGttccaagagaaagaatcGCTCGTTCTATTCAGCAATTGCGCAAATTTGAACAGAAGGAGGAAGCGTCCGAATCGCAGAGTTTGTTggacgatgatgatgagttgAATCAGCTAGTGCAGTTAATTGTTGTGAACAACACTTCATTCACTGGGGCTAATAAAcaattcaaattgaaattggcCACTGTTAAGCATTCATTGTACAGTGCATGGAATGCAGCAAGTGAAACTTCCATTAAGGATTTCAAAGTACTACTCATTGTTAAGGACTCAGACGTCAACAAGATTTCGGCCGATGATTTGATCCAAGAGGGCCAAGAGAAACAAGTACAGGTAGAGATTATCGGTGGCAAACACCTCAAGACCAACTACAAAGAGtatgaaagaagaagagctttCTTGTCCGAATTTTCGTTGATTCTAGCAGATGATAATATCATTACTACTCTGCCCAAATTACTCGGTGGTAAGGCTTATAACAAACTTGAGACTACACCGATCGGTATAAGGGCATATGCAAACAAgcaattttccaaaaaaaCTTTGGTGAACagcttcaacaaaatcTACACAAGTAAGCTTCCTGTGAAATTACCAAGAGGTACAACGGTTAACGTGCACCTGGGAAACCTAGCATGGTTCAAAGACCAACAATTCGTCGACAACATCGAGCTGTTGCTCAAAGAGTTTATCGACAACTACAGCATCAGATCGGTCTTTGTCAAGTGCAACAACTCGCCAGTGCTTCCGTTATACTATAACCAGGACGTTTTAGATGAAATCTCAAGTAAGAAACAGCAGGAGAAGCGTGAGGTGCCAGAGGATCAATTGGTCGATATTGACGGTGTCAAGGTGCAGCTATCGACCTTCGACCAAGCACTGATGGAGATTGCCAACCCAGACGACGTCAAGGACATctttgccaagaagatcaatgCTGCCAAGAGGCAAAGAGCAGACGACAAGGAACCAGAAACCGAAACTGTCAAAAAGGCGAAGAACTGATTTCATAACTACCGTTGTATACTAGTTAGCATTGAATTAACTCAAGCATCATGTAAGACAAGCTATAAGCCTTATTTCTGTATGCGGTTGTCTCTGCGGCGAGACGAGCTGTGCTGATCCAAAGTTCCCTTTAAGGTGAAAGTTTAAGTCATCTTGAGTCAGCCGCATGTAAGTGACTCAATCAAGAGTAACAGCAGGTTCGGAAGCCATAGAGGATAGCATCAAGTGGTAATCAGGATGCTTATGAATTTGGATGACATCATAAATTCTTTTAAGAGGAGAGTGGACGATTTAGCCCGGTACTGGGATGCAGTTAGTTCGTCTCCGGATCATATGGGGAcggatgaggaagagataaaacagttgaagaagaagttggatATCGTTCAGGAACAAAATGCAGCTATTATGATTGACTTGGAacatatcaagaaaattttggtgCTCGACGAGTTTGCTCCAAACAACTTATTCACGTTACTGAACACTGGCGCAGATCAATTACAGGTTCCAACGACTCCATTACTTGAACATCATAGACCACCCAATACTCCACAGAGTGAATCTTCACAAAGTCAGCAACGGCATAGTATAAAGAGATTCTCACACCATTTCCatcatcaactttctgCACCGCCTCTCCGGCAGCCCTCCCATACCATGAGCGAATTGCCAATGTCTTTCAACACCACACTAGATCGGGCACCGTTGCCGAAACCAGATACCGACCCATCTTTTGTGATGCCTGTTCAGCTGGAAGCTGGACCTGAGCAGATGAGTAGCGATGAGGGAGTGGTCCCCGGTTACGACTTCGAGCCCAATGACAGAGACATAAGTCCAAGGGATACTAGCCACCAATTCGTTGTTGAGAGTGGCTCAAGCAGTATGTTGAAGAGGGAAGGATTACGGGACATACCGGTGATGGATTCCCAGGAAATAGAAAATTATGATTTACAAATAATCGATAATCCAAGAAGTGTAGCAGAAGTCTATCATGAATACGAGAATAGTCTGAAGTCTCAAATAGAAGAATTTGAGAGACTCTTTGGTAAAGGTCAACTAAGCAAATTGCCCAAGATTAGAACTTATCAACGTAGAAGAGCACTGGTAACGGAGATTGACAAATATGCCACAAGCTATAACAAAACCACTCATGAAgctattgaatttttcgaaaaaGTGAGAATAGCCAAGAAAAGAACTGTGCCTGGACTTTACAATAACCTAGGTAAGATATTAAAAGAACTTGGTGAGTCTAATATGGACAATCCTTAGCGGGAAAATGATTACATACTCAAATGTATATATATTACAGAATAATGCCCAAAATGGAGGAAAAACAAATACACAATTTTCTATGCTCTTGATGCTTCGGCATTGTTACTCTTGGC
This genomic interval carries:
- the TDEL0E03490 gene encoding transcription activator GCR1-like domain-containing protein (ancestral locus Anc_5.277) translates to MLMNLDDIINSFKRRVDDLARYWDAVSSSPDHMGTDEEEIKQLKKKLDIVQEQNAAIMIDLEHIKKILVLDEFAPNNLFTLLNTGADQLQVPTTPLLEHHRPPNTPQSESSQSQQRHSIKRFSHHFHHQLSAPPLRQPSHTMSELPMSFNTTLDRAPLPKPDTDPSFVMPVQLEAGPEQMSSDEGVVPGYDFEPNDRDISPRDTSHQFVVESGSSSMLKREGLRDIPVMDSQEIENYDLQIIDNPRSVAEVYHEYENSLKSQIEEFERLFGKGQLSKLPKIRTYQRRRALVTEIDKYATSYNKTTHEAIEFFEKVRIAKKRTVPGLYNNLGKILKELGESNMDNP
- the CIC1 gene encoding Cic1p (similar to Saccharomyces cerevisiae CIC1 (YHR052W); ancestral locus Anc_5.278); the protein is MAKKSRSSSKKSTPVGTPSGTPKGTPTKKNKVKSKPVAKKPAPSLTAVPRERIARSIQQLRKFEQKEEASESQSLLDDDDELNQLVQLIVVNNTSFTGANKQFKLKLATVKHSLYSAWNAASETSIKDFKVLLIVKDSDVNKISADDLIQEGQEKQVQVEIIGGKHLKTNYKEYERRRAFLSEFSLILADDNIITTLPKLLGGKAYNKLETTPIGIRAYANKQFSKKTLVNSFNKIYTSKLPVKLPRGTTVNVHLGNLAWFKDQQFVDNIELLLKEFIDNYSIRSVFVKCNNSPVLPLYYNQDVLDEISSKKQQEKREVPEDQLVDIDGVKVQLSTFDQALMEIANPDDVKDIFAKKINAAKRQRADDKEPETETVKKAKN
- the ELF1 gene encoding Elf1p (similar to Saccharomyces cerevisiae ELF1 (YKL160W); ancestral locus Anc_5.279), whose translation is MGKRKKSTRTPAKKLVLKLDTKFNCLFCNHDQSVSCTLDKKNSIGSLQCKICGQSFQTRINGLSQPVDVYSDWFDAVEEVNSGRGSDSDNGDDDSGSDYESDSDAEKPAVVDSDEEEYEEDVGQRRGPTLVDSDDDE